A region of Arabidopsis thaliana chromosome 5, partial sequence DNA encodes the following proteins:
- the APRR4 gene encoding pseudo-response regulator 4 (pseudo-response regulator 4 (APRR4); FUNCTIONS IN: two-component response regulator activity, sequence-specific DNA binding transcription factor activity; INVOLVED IN: regulation of transcription, DNA-dependent, two-component signal transduction system (phosphorelay), regulation of transcription; CONTAINS InterPro DOMAIN/s: CheY-like (InterPro:IPR011006), Homeodomain-like (InterPro:IPR009057), Signal transduction response regulator, receiver domain (InterPro:IPR001789), Homeodomain-related (InterPro:IPR012287), Myb-like DNA-binding domain, SHAQKYF class (InterPro:IPR006447); BEST Arabidopsis thaliana protein match is: response regulator 2 (TAIR:AT4G16110.1); Has 1807 Blast hits to 1807 proteins in 277 species: Archae - 0; Bacteria - 0; Metazoa - 736; Fungi - 347; Plants - 385; Viruses - 0; Other Eukaryotes - 339 (source: NCBI BLink).) gives MQPLNMAEILDHRGVLTDGDDGPFRNLTNFYDMFSSNFPEGLRVLVFDEDPSYLLILERHLQKFQYQVTICNEVNKAMHTLRNHRNRFDLAMIQVNNAEGDIFRFLSEIGSEMDLPIIIISEDDSVKSVKKWMINGAADYLIKPIRPEDLRIVFKHLVKKMRERRSVVTGEAEKAAGEKSSSVGDSTIRNPNKSKRSSCLEAEVNEEDRHDHNDRACASSAKKRRVVWDEELHQNFLNAVDFLGLERAVPKKILDVMKVDYISRENVASHLQVTFLIYNIIVHFQQHFCFYS, from the exons ATGCAGCCATTAAATATGGCTGAGATATTGGATCACCGTGGAGTCTTGACCGACGGTGATGATGGTCCATTTAGAAATCTAACAAACTTCTATGATATGTTTTCAAGCAACTTTCCTGAAGGTTTGCGAGTGTTAGTCTTCGATGAAGATCCATCGTATCTTCTGATATTGGAGAGACATCTCCAAAAGTTTCAATACCAAG TGACTATATGCAACGAAGTGAACAAAGCTATGCATACACTCCGCAACCATAGGAATAGGTTCGACCTCGCTATGATACAAGTAAATAATGCAGAAGGTGATATATTCCGGTTTCTCTCGGAAATCGGATCGGAAATGGATCTTCCAATCATCA TAATATCTGAAGACGATTCAGTGAAGTCGGTGAAGAAATGGATGATTAACGGTGCTGCCGACTATCTTATAAAACCGATAAGACCCGAAGATCTACGGATAGTATTCAAACATTTggtaaagaagatgagagaaagGAGGAGTGTGGTGACCGGAGAGGCAGAGAAAGCAGCAGGTGAGAAATCATCCTCTGTCGGAGATTCCACCATAAGAAACCCTAACAAGAGTAAAAGAAGTAGTTGCCTTGAAGCAGAAGTCAACGAGGAGGATCGTCATGATCATAATGATCGTGCTTGTGCTTCTAGTGCCAAGAAAAGACGAGTCGTTTGGGACGAGGAGCTTCACCAAAACTTTCTCAACGCCGTGGATTTTCTTGGACTCGAAA GAGCTgttcccaaaaaaatattagatgtTATGAAGGTTGATTACATCAGTCGAGAAAACGTAGCCAGTCATCTTCAGGTAACGTTTCTTATATACAACATAATTGTTCATTTTCAACAacatttttgcttttattctTGA
- a CDS encoding Beta-galactosidase related protein (Beta-galactosidase related protein; FUNCTIONS IN: hydrolase activity, hydrolyzing O-glycosyl compounds; INVOLVED IN: carbohydrate metabolic process; CONTAINS InterPro DOMAIN/s: Glycoside hydrolase, family 35 (InterPro:IPR001944); BEST Arabidopsis thaliana protein match is: Beta-galactosidase related protein (TAIR:AT4G29200.1); Has 1807 Blast hits to 1807 proteins in 277 species: Archae - 0; Bacteria - 0; Metazoa - 736; Fungi - 347; Plants - 385; Viruses - 0; Other Eukaryotes - 339 (source: NCBI BLink).) → MLSPLLSLCRSPLFYGHGLHVKETSTLTVWVFIYLMRTLVLATFKALWYPYKELKIVVLSSLNRSYCCGICGIGLFFFVAHLPLSSSLFVFKHCTLFIISIFQTICFIVFAAIDRRDPHSSWFLKPPSPDYRTIVSRILGIVLLWVMKLAPARFISLIRLSMSLYPSTVTNPSSFELFEDDLSIYRDLSWCIALPCLFQK, encoded by the coding sequence ATGCTTAGCCCATTACTTTCTTTGTGTCGATCTCCTCTGTTCTATGGTCATGGACTCCATGTGAAAGAGACATCAACATTGACGGTTTGGGTTTTCATTTACCTTATGCGAACCTTGGTTTTAGCTACCTTTAAGGCTTTATGGTATCCTTATAAAGAATTGAAGATTGTTGTGCTAAGTTCCTTGAATCGTTCTTATTGTTGTGGCATTTGTGGTATTGGATTATTCTTTTTCGTTGCTCATTTGCCACTAAGCAGCTCACTTTTCGTCTTCAAACACTGTACCCTCTTTATCATCTCCATCTTCCAGACCATATGCTTCATAGTCTTTGCCGCTATTGACCGGAGAGATCCTCATTCGAGTTGGTTTCTAAAGCCACCCTCACCTGACTATCGCACCATAGTCTCCCGAATCCTTGGTATCGTGTTACTGTGGGTAATGAAGCTTGCTCCGGCGAGATTCATATCATTGATCCGTTTGTCAATGTCACTATATCCTTCGACTGTGACTAATCCGTCGTCCTTCGAACTCTTCGAGGATGATCTCTCGATTTACCGTGACCTCTCATGGTGCATTGCGCTTCCTTGCCTTTtccaaaaatga
- a CDS encoding uncharacterized protein (unknown protein; Has 1807 Blast hits to 1807 proteins in 277 species: Archae - 0; Bacteria - 0; Metazoa - 736; Fungi - 347; Plants - 385; Viruses - 0; Other Eukaryotes - 339 (source: NCBI BLink).): protein MLKKENDEKIKKEEMNKSLITPQNGRMYVGEDPSNFYRGRNDHFPTHHVNNIPQPSYVPQHTLNPNNLNTQLIPSLGHHFDHRGSIVVPDTNLEMNQQFFHHQQTSDFTPEENLGDNNFTEEDLMMASTYYLSEPDDASFEKKNGHEVVPSPIFHSPFSSNKYQRSSFLDQQESGGLSYNTVFSNDESNIGICKKGSRWVKIGAKHEDGR, encoded by the exons ATgctgaagaaggagaatgatGAAAAGATTAAGAAAGAGGAGATGAACAAATCTTTAATAACCCCACAAAATGGAAGAATGTATGTTGGAGAAGATCCATCAAATTTCTACAGAGGAAGAAATGATCATTTCCCAACACATCATGTCAACAATATTCCTCAACCTTCTTATGTGCCGCAACACACCTTGAACCCTAACAATCTCAACACACAGCTCATACCATCTCTCGGACATCATTTTGATCATCGAGGCTCTATTGTGGTTCCCGATACAAACCTAGAGATGAATCAACAATTTTTTCACCACCAACAGACCTCGGACTTCACGCCAGAAGAGAATCTTGGTGATAACAACTTTACTGAGGAAGATTTAATGATGGCATCAACATATTATTTGAGCGAGCCGGATGATGCTtcttttgaaaagaagaatggGCATGAAGTTGTGCCATCGCCCATATTTCATTCGCCGTTTTCCTCTAATAAGTACCAACGTAGTTCCTTTCTTGATCAG CAAGAAAGTGGAGGACTTAGCTACAATACTGTTTTTTCTAATGATGAATCCAACATTGGGATTTGCAAGAAGGGATCAAGATGGGTCAAGATCGGAGCCAAGCATGAAGACGGAAGATGA